A single window of Nicotiana sylvestris chromosome 5, ASM39365v2, whole genome shotgun sequence DNA harbors:
- the LOC138869155 gene encoding uncharacterized protein — MVIPEWKWECITIDFVVGLPWTLRKFDAVWVIVNRLTKLAHFIPVVTTYSSEWLAQIYIQEIVRLQGVPVSIILDRGPQFNSHFWRAVQCFIWPAMSFAWFEPGDVKLFGTDLVKDALEKVKLIQEQLQTSQSRQKSYADQKTCNLSFLVGEKVLLKVSPMKGIMRIDKKGKLSSRFIGPFEVLRLHVLDYNTVQLDESLGYEEEIVSIVDKQVCQLRSKKIAAVMVQWKGQPVEKAT; from the exons ATGGTTATaccagaatggaagtgggagtgCATCACTATTGACTTTGTTGTTGGGTtaccatggactttgaggaagtttgatgccgtTTGGGTCATTGTCAACAGGTTGACCAAGTTGGCACATTTTATTCCGGTGGTGACTACTTactcttcagagtggttggcccaaatttacattcaggagattgttcgattgcagggtgtgcctgtttccatcatattagatagaggccctcaatttaattcacatttctggagggccgtacaat gctttaTATGGCCGGCAATGTCGTTCGCCTGGTTTGAGCCCGGCGACGTTAAATTATTTGGTACTGATttggtgaaagatgccttggagaaggtaaagttgattcaggagcaaCTTCAAACTtcacagtccagacagaagagttatgcggatcagaaGACGTGTAATTTATCATTtttggttggcgagaaggttctcttgaaagtttCACCGATGAAGGGAATCATGAGAATCGataagaagggcaagctgagctcaaggtttattggtccatttgaggtATTGAg GTTGCACGTGCTAGACTACAACACGGTTCAGctagatgagagtttgggttatgaagAGGAGATAGTTTCCATTGTGGACAAGCAAGTttgccagttgaggtccaagaagaTTGCTGCGGTGATGGTTCAGTGGAAAGGTCAACCAGTCGAGAAAGCGACTTAG